The Geodermatophilaceae bacterium NBWT11 genome has a segment encoding these proteins:
- a CDS encoding DUF1707 domain-containing protein yields the protein MDGTDGSRGVRISDADRERAAARLQTAMSEGRISFLELDDRLAQVYAARYADDLVPPLADLPPEHPPTGLAVAPPVPTPVAWQPAPPPAPAPVVLRSTVGDVKRNGGWHVPPVMEVQSTMGDVTLDFTSAVVTQQVVEVRLKLGAGTAKFILPDGATADVDGVAAGLGGVKLKVPGGPQPGRLHLVVRGKVSMGDVVVRYPYEVGRFRF from the coding sequence GTGGACGGAACGGACGGGTCTCGCGGCGTACGGATCTCCGACGCCGACCGGGAGCGCGCGGCTGCGCGGCTGCAGACGGCCATGAGCGAGGGCCGGATCAGCTTCCTCGAGCTCGACGACCGGCTGGCCCAGGTCTACGCCGCCCGGTACGCCGACGACCTGGTGCCCCCGCTGGCCGACCTGCCGCCCGAGCACCCGCCCACCGGCCTCGCCGTGGCTCCACCGGTGCCGACCCCCGTCGCCTGGCAGCCCGCACCGCCGCCGGCCCCCGCCCCGGTGGTGCTCCGGTCCACCGTCGGCGACGTCAAGCGCAACGGCGGCTGGCACGTGCCGCCGGTGATGGAGGTGCAGAGCACCATGGGCGACGTGACGCTGGACTTCACCAGCGCCGTGGTCACCCAGCAGGTGGTCGAGGTGCGGCTCAAGCTCGGCGCCGGGACGGCGAAGTTCATCCTCCCGGACGGCGCGACCGCCGACGTGGACGGCGTCGCGGCCGGGCTGGGCGGGGTCAAGCTCAAGGTGCCCGGCGGCCCGCAGCCCGGCCGGCTGCACCTGGTGGTGCGGGGCAAGGTGTCGATGGGCGACGTCGTCGTCCGCTACCCCTACGAGGTCGGCCGCTTCCGCTTCTGA
- a CDS encoding DsbA family oxidoreductase, with product MKVEIWSDVVCPWCYIGKRRFETALSRFEHADDVEVVWRSFQLDPSVAEGDVHPTLPALAAKYGRSEDEMRAQMTSIDELAAAEGLDYDLANGVSGNTLLAHQLIHLAAERGMQDAMKERLLHAHFEERTSVFDLDALVALGVEVGLDADEARAALVDRRFLPAVHDDIATARALGATGVPFFVVDRTYGAAGAQPAEQLLAVLDRAWADTHPVLTTAVPAADGCTDDSCTV from the coding sequence GTGAAGGTCGAGATCTGGTCCGACGTCGTCTGTCCCTGGTGCTACATCGGCAAGCGCCGCTTCGAGACCGCCCTGTCGCGGTTCGAGCACGCCGACGACGTCGAGGTGGTCTGGCGGTCCTTCCAGCTCGACCCCTCGGTCGCCGAGGGCGACGTGCACCCCACCCTCCCCGCGTTGGCCGCGAAGTACGGCCGCAGCGAGGACGAGATGCGCGCGCAGATGACCTCCATCGACGAACTCGCCGCAGCGGAGGGCCTGGACTACGACCTGGCGAACGGCGTCAGCGGCAACACGCTGCTCGCCCACCAGCTCATCCACCTGGCCGCCGAGCGCGGGATGCAGGACGCGATGAAGGAGCGGCTGCTCCACGCGCACTTCGAGGAGCGCACCTCGGTGTTCGACCTCGACGCCCTGGTCGCGCTCGGGGTCGAGGTGGGCCTGGACGCCGACGAGGCCCGTGCGGCGCTCGTCGACCGGCGCTTCCTGCCCGCCGTGCACGACGACATCGCCACCGCCCGGGCCCTGGGTGCCACCGGCGTGCCGTTCTTCGTCGTCGACCGCACCTACGGTGCCGCCGGCGCCCAGCCCGCCGAGCAGCTGCTCGCCGTCCTGGACCGCGCCTGGGCCGACACCCACCCGGTGCTCACCACCGCCGTCCCCGCCGCCGACGGCTGCACCGACGACTCCTGCACCGTCTGA
- a CDS encoding MaoC family dehydratase gives MAGLPALQGRVLGTSDWFAITQAGVDAFADATHDHEWIHVDVARATAESPFGGPIAHGHLTLSHLAPMVGQVLQVTDAAMTVNYGLDRVRFPAPVPVGSRIRMTATLADVHEVEGGLQLRLAAVIEAEGTAKPVCVAEPVFRSYRELSTR, from the coding sequence ATGGCCGGGCTGCCGGCCCTGCAGGGGCGGGTGCTGGGCACCAGCGACTGGTTCGCCATCACCCAGGCGGGGGTGGACGCCTTCGCGGACGCCACCCACGACCACGAGTGGATCCACGTCGACGTCGCGCGGGCGACGGCCGAGAGCCCCTTCGGTGGCCCGATCGCGCACGGTCACCTGACGCTGTCCCACCTCGCCCCGATGGTCGGCCAGGTGCTGCAGGTGACCGACGCGGCGATGACGGTGAACTACGGGCTGGACCGGGTGCGCTTCCCCGCCCCGGTGCCGGTCGGGTCGCGGATCCGGATGACCGCGACCCTGGCCGACGTCCACGAGGTCGAGGGCGGTCTGCAGCTGCGGCTGGCGGCGGTGATCGAGGCCGAGGGGACGGCCAAGCCGGTCTGCGTCGCCGAGCCGGTCTTCCGCAGCTACCGCGAGCTGTCGACCAGGTAG